Part of the Triticum urartu cultivar G1812 chromosome 2, Tu2.1, whole genome shotgun sequence genome, AGCGGAGAAGCATCAAGAATTGTGCTACACAAATCAGTCGACTGCAATCCAAGCAGTGGATGAAATACAGTAGcatcttaattaaaatggatgATACTTTTTCTAGGAATAAAATTGTACCATAAGTTAGTGTTTTGAAACACCGGATGATACTCATGTAACACAAAACTGGATGACCCTCCAACTTCATGGCTTCGGATAGCAAATTACTTGGCAGCGCCATTTACAAACTTTGAATTGGAAAAAATATTCACATCAACATATTCCTTCTGCTCCTTCTGATTGTTTAACTCCACACCCCTCTGCTGTTGGGCATCCAAGAGAGAATTCACATCACCATACGAACTGTCATAGTTCTCCTGTagtttcttcttctcctcctctttcTTTGACATCTCAAGTTGCCAACTACAGTTTCTAGCTCAGCAATCTTCACATCAAGATATTTCTTCTGCTCCTTTTGATTGTTTAACTCCACACCCTCTGCTACTGGGCATCCAAAAGAGCATTGACATCAGCATACAAACTGTCATAGTTCTCTTGTAGTTTCTTCTTCTCTTCTGTCAGGTTGTGAATTGCAAAGGAACTCTCTAGATTATCATTGATCCTAGCTGACTTAATCTTCTCATACATATCCCATAACTTGGCCAATGCCTTCTCCATTGAGTATGGCCATTGAAAATCAATTTATTGAACTACTCCATAGTTTATGCCTTCCTGTATAATAAGCAATAAAACAATAAATAATTATCTAAGTGAGTAGGATGAAGACCACTGTTAAGTGCCATACTTCATTGTATTTTCAAGACCATCAAACCAACAGGTTCAGGTATCTAATATGTGCAGCAAACAAATAGATACATATACAACACAATGAAAGGGAACAcagattttgcaaaaaaaaatatgTAACACAAAACTTAATGACCCTCCACCTTCATGGCTTCGGATAGCAAATTACTTAGCGACGCAATATACAAACTTTGAATTGGACAAAATATCTTTTGGCTAATTTTTTCGATAAAGGGTGAATTGTATTAACTCAAAAGGAAACTTCAAAAGGATACAAACTCAAAGAGCACACATCCGGCTCTGCATAGTTAGCATGCACACTAATATATACACacaaatagcaaagtcatataagaCCAAAAATATGCATAGGCGAGGGGAAATTACACAAAGCGATCAGATCTGTTATCGGCAAACTACAACAACAATGACCATATCTTTCGGCTCACTTAGTTCGTCGTTCGCTGTTTTGTACCCCTAGATTTTGTGATGGCCTAGTCGACATGGCCCTCTGCACCCTGCTGCTTTCGGCTGACTCCTGTGGACGAGTTGATCTCGCCCAGCCAGACATCGGCAACGTGCCGGTTAGCCGCCTCCGTCAGGTGGGCGCCGTCCCAGTACAGCCGAGCAGACGGATCCGGGCACGTCGTCGCGGCTGCATCGCCGCATCTAAACGTGGAGGTGAATCGGTACCTTCCAGGCCCTCCACAGCACACCATAAGTACGTCCTCTTCAAAACCTGCAATCATCCATGAGCGTCAACCACCTTCCATTTATGATCACATTTTGTCTGTGTGCTAAGATTCTTTCAGTTGAGTTGGCGGCGCTAACCGAACTTGTGCGGCGATTCCACCATCTCCATGATTGGGCCGAAGAAATCGGCGTAGATGATCTTGACGTTGCGGTGGTTGGCCCGAAGCCTGGACAGCGCCGCCTGCAGCAGCGCGTTGTGGTACAGCCCCAGCTCGTTGTGTGCTGTCAGGCAGCCGGTTTTGGAGTCGTATGCTGCCCGTGGTGCGTCGGCGAACTTGGTCAGGATGGGCGGCGAGCATCCCGACGGGATCACGCCGGGAACCACCAGGCTTCTCGCTCCGTGCTTGATCAGCCTCTGTTGACACCAACAATTGGTTATCATCggtgcttgtggtcttgtggagCTTCACGACTAGCACGTAAAAGTAGTAGAGAGTACCTCGATGGCGGTGGAGATGGTGGCGACGATATCTGGAACGAAAGACCGCACTTCCTGCACCGTTTTCCGTTGGAACGAGAGGTGATAGTCGTTGACTCCGAACTCGCCCACCAAGAAGAGGGATCTGCCG contains:
- the LOC125534746 gene encoding GDSL esterase/lipase At5g45910-like produces the protein MHNLVCAALLFFLLLLSSSKPAISSPSGGHRYKSIFSFGDSFTDTGNNPVVFGWYNVFNHVMRPPYGTTFFGRHTGRNGDGRLIIDFIAENLGLPYVPPTLVHNGSFRRGANFAVGAATALDAGFFHERDIPGGSSKFPFNTSLGVQLEWFESMKPSLCRTARVYICIYHALDHKSTLDENTNDMHLALHPECKKFFGRSLFLVGEFGVNDYHLSFQRKTVQEVRSFVPDIVATISTAIERLIKHGARSLVVPGVIPSGCSPPILTKFADAPRAAYDSKTGCLTAHNELGLYHNALLQAALSRLRANHRNVKIIYADFFGPIMEMVESPHKFGFEEDVLMVCCGGPGRYRFTSTFRCGDAAATTCPDPSARLYWDGAHLTEAANRHVADVWLGEINSSTGVSRKQQGAEGHVD